A DNA window from Streptococcus parapneumoniae contains the following coding sequences:
- a CDS encoding response regulator transcription factor: protein MYKVLLVDDEYMVTEGLKRLIPFDKWDMEVIATASHADEALEYVQENPVDVVISDVNMPDKTGLDMIREMKEILPDAAYILLSGYQEFDYVKRAMNLSVVDYLVKPVDKVELGNLLEKIAGQLGERGKKSQTLSQDLDEAGFVSYLGGKENWWIGLSKEKQGSFTIPYYVLGQDWQIFISDQSLDGLVVTPFEAPYQEHFERWKLNAEKALFYGSVNLKQSESLFAYYEPIYRVIIQGNLNQIVEELNLLEKVVLENTPRVPITKQLFIQFVMDVFHLFEHLKADDMTDIVKTIHAIQSFDELVSYIKETLTRFFGQYRMNENVVSVLEVIGRDYQKELSLKDISKDLFINPVYLGQLIKRETDSTFAELLNKQRIKAAQQLLLSTSDSIEDICYAVGYSNLGYFYKVFRKLCGKSPKAYRKQVETIL, encoded by the coding sequence ATGTATAAAGTATTATTAGTAGATGATGAGTACATGGTGACAGAAGGTCTGAAACGTTTGATTCCCTTTGATAAGTGGGATATGGAGGTCATCGCAACAGCCAGTCATGCCGATGAAGCCCTAGAATATGTTCAGGAAAATCCTGTCGATGTGGTCATTTCCGATGTCAATATGCCCGACAAAACAGGGCTTGATATGATTCGAGAGATGAAAGAAATTTTACCAGATGCAGCCTATATCCTGCTTTCAGGTTATCAGGAGTTTGATTATGTCAAAAGAGCAATGAACCTTAGTGTGGTGGACTATCTGGTTAAGCCTGTTGATAAGGTAGAGTTGGGAAATCTGCTGGAGAAGATTGCAGGTCAGCTCGGCGAGAGAGGAAAGAAAAGTCAGACCCTCAGTCAAGATTTAGACGAGGCTGGATTTGTTAGTTATCTAGGAGGTAAGGAGAATTGGTGGATAGGCCTATCCAAGGAAAAACAAGGCTCTTTCACCATTCCCTACTATGTATTGGGTCAAGACTGGCAGATTTTTATTTCTGATCAATCCCTAGATGGTTTAGTCGTTACTCCCTTTGAAGCTCCTTATCAAGAACACTTTGAACGCTGGAAGCTGAATGCTGAGAAAGCCCTCTTTTACGGTTCTGTAAATCTAAAACAGTCTGAGAGTCTCTTTGCCTATTACGAACCGATTTATAGGGTTATCATTCAGGGGAATCTCAATCAAATCGTGGAAGAGTTGAACCTTTTGGAGAAGGTGGTTCTTGAAAATACGCCGCGTGTTCCGATTACCAAACAGCTTTTTATCCAGTTTGTCATGGATGTCTTCCACTTGTTTGAACACCTCAAAGCTGATGATATGACGGACATTGTCAAAACCATTCATGCTATTCAATCCTTCGATGAATTGGTTTCTTATATCAAGGAAACTCTGACTCGATTCTTTGGGCAATATCGTATGAATGAAAATGTGGTCAGTGTGCTGGAAGTCATTGGGCGTGATTATCAGAAAGAACTTTCTCTCAAGGATATCAGTAAGGATCTTTTTATCAATCCTGTCTATCTAGGGCAGTTGATTAAGCGAGAAACCGATTCGACCTTTGCAGAGTTACTAAACAAACAACGTATTAAGGCTGCCCAGCAGCTCTTGCTTTCAACCAGTGACAGTATCGAAGATATTTGTTATGCTGTTGGTTACAGTAACCTTGGATATTTCTATAAAGTGTTCCGAAAATTGTGCGGAAAATCGCCAAAAGCCTACCGAAAACAGGTAGAAACGATACTATAA
- a CDS encoding sensor histidine kinase has product MKNWRQSRMKQFWLHTLLRTYSSVMIIIIASFAILLSYADWDSREKEAQRVAQRVTARTVSEIEYYHRESTQIAQALVENQARIEGIYKYFSLSMPDYFYWQLERKASPYVSVSLHENVDDLYVRNDFVTGVAIAFQDYKEVYVSTKDKRSGEKIRAEDFKPAGNSFAIPVSDPVSDQDLGVIYISLDPAVLYHAIDNTRGHTPMAVTVTSPFDTEIFHIGETVDKESENWLVGLTSHGYQVQVAVPKNFVLQGTVTSSALIVSLSLLFIVILYLTLRQTFANYQKQVVDLVDSIQAIAQGEEGLRIDTLEKDQELLLIAETTNDMLDRLEKNIHDIYQLELSQKDANMRALQAQINPHFMYNTLEFLRMYAVMQSQDELADIIYEFSSLLRNNISDERETLLKQELEFCRKYSYLCMVRYPKSIAYGFKIDPELENMKIPKFTLQPLVENYFAHGVDHRRTDNVISIKALKQDGFVEILVVDNGRGMSAEKLANIREKLSQRHFEHQDSYSDQRQSIGIVNVHERFVLYFGDRYAITIESAEQAGVQYRITIQDE; this is encoded by the coding sequence ATGAAAAATTGGCGACAAAGTAGGATGAAGCAGTTTTGGCTACATACGCTTCTGCGAACCTACAGTTCAGTGATGATCATTATTATTGCGAGTTTTGCAATCTTACTCTCCTATGCTGACTGGGATTCACGGGAAAAGGAAGCCCAGAGAGTAGCCCAGCGTGTAACTGCTAGAACAGTGAGTGAAATTGAATATTACCATAGAGAGTCAACCCAGATAGCTCAGGCTTTAGTTGAAAATCAAGCTCGTATTGAGGGAATCTATAAATACTTTAGCCTTAGCATGCCAGACTATTTTTACTGGCAATTAGAGCGGAAAGCTTCGCCTTATGTATCAGTCTCTCTGCATGAAAATGTTGATGACCTCTATGTTCGAAATGATTTTGTAACTGGAGTGGCCATTGCTTTTCAAGATTACAAGGAAGTCTATGTTTCTACTAAAGACAAACGTAGTGGAGAAAAAATCAGGGCTGAGGATTTCAAACCAGCAGGAAATAGTTTTGCCATTCCGGTGTCAGATCCAGTGTCAGATCAAGACTTAGGAGTGATTTACATCTCCTTGGATCCTGCTGTTTTATACCATGCCATTGATAATACTAGAGGTCATACTCCGATGGCAGTAACAGTGACCTCACCTTTTGATACGGAGATTTTTCATATTGGTGAAACAGTTGATAAGGAGAGTGAAAATTGGCTTGTTGGCTTAACTTCTCATGGTTATCAGGTTCAGGTGGCAGTTCCCAAAAACTTTGTTTTACAAGGAACGGTGACCAGTTCTGCTTTGATTGTGAGCTTGAGCCTTCTCTTTATTGTTATTCTCTATCTGACTTTGAGGCAGACCTTTGCTAATTACCAAAAGCAGGTAGTGGATTTGGTGGATTCTATTCAGGCTATTGCCCAAGGGGAAGAAGGTCTTCGCATCGATACGCTTGAAAAGGACCAGGAATTGCTCCTAATCGCGGAGACGACCAATGATATGTTGGATCGCTTGGAAAAGAATATCCATGATATTTATCAGTTAGAACTTAGTCAAAAAGATGCCAATATGCGGGCCTTGCAGGCGCAAATCAATCCTCATTTTATGTATAATACGCTGGAATTCTTGCGCATGTATGCAGTTATGCAGAGTCAAGATGAGTTGGCGGATATCATTTATGAATTCAGTAGTCTCTTGCGTAACAATATTTCTGACGAAAGAGAAACTCTTCTCAAACAGGAATTAGAATTTTGCCGTAAATATAGCTACCTCTGCATGGTTCGCTATCCCAAGTCCATTGCCTATGGTTTCAAGATAGATCCAGAGTTAGAGAATATGAAAATTCCTAAGTTTACCTTGCAACCGCTGGTAGAAAATTATTTCGCGCATGGTGTTGACCATAGACGGACAGATAATGTGATTAGCATCAAGGCTCTTAAACAGGATGGTTTTGTGGAAATTTTAGTGGTAGATAATGGTCGTGGGATGTCTGCTGAAAAGCTGGCAAATATTCGAGAAAAATTAAGTCAGAGACATTTTGAACACCAAGACAGCTACAGTGATCAAAGGCAGTCTATCGGGATTGTCAATGTCCATGAGCGTTTTGTGCTCTATTTTGGGGATCGCTATGCCATTACTATAGAGTCTGCGGAGCAAGCAGGTGTTCAGTATCGTATTACAATTCAAGATGAGTAG
- a CDS encoding YesL family protein produces the protein MGRFLDFVFNRFFLGMIATAFFWLLTLAGGIILGLAPASATLMSLYAEHGYSFREYSLKEAWSLYKQNFVSSNLIFYSFLGVDLVLVYGLYLLVQLPHQTIIHLIATFLNVLVVALLFLAYTVSLKLQVYFDLSYRNSLKLSLIGIFMSLAAVAKVLLGTVLLVAIGYYMPALLFFVGIGMWHFFISDMLEPVYESIHEKLATK, from the coding sequence ATGGGGAGATTTTTAGACTTTGTCTTTAATCGTTTCTTTTTAGGGATGATTGCGACAGCCTTCTTTTGGCTATTAACTTTAGCAGGAGGGATTATCCTTGGTCTAGCGCCGGCTAGTGCCACCTTAATGAGCTTGTATGCAGAACATGGTTATAGCTTTCGGGAATACAGTTTGAAGGAGGCGTGGTCTCTTTATAAGCAAAATTTTGTCTCAAGCAATCTGATTTTCTATAGCTTTCTAGGAGTGGATTTAGTTTTGGTCTATGGCTTGTATCTCTTGGTACAATTGCCTCATCAGACTATTATTCATTTGATTGCGACCTTTTTGAATGTTCTAGTAGTTGCCCTGCTGTTTTTGGCTTATACAGTATCTTTGAAACTACAAGTTTATTTTGACTTGTCTTATCGAAATAGTCTCAAACTATCCTTGATTGGCATCTTTATGAGCCTAGCAGCTGTGGCCAAGGTTCTCCTTGGGACCGTGCTACTTGTGGCAATTGGTTACTATATGCCTGCCCTGCTATTTTTTGTAGGAATTGGGATGTGGCATTTCTTTATCAGTGATATGTTGGAACCGGTCTATGAAAGTATCCATGAAAAATTGGCGACAAAGTAG
- a CDS encoding MptD family putative ECF transporter S component yields MKKSILTTLLFAVLYFLCMGIGVLLGNLFDQTGNMFYAPAFTALVGGSVYMILVAKVPHFGAITTIGLVMALFFLGSKHGAGAFLPGIICGLLADGIAHLGKYKDQTKNFLSFIIFAFSTSGPILLMWIAPKAYMATLLARGKSQEYIDRIMVAPNPGTILLFIASVVIGALVGALIGQALSKKFAQKI; encoded by the coding sequence ATGAAAAAATCTATCTTAACTACACTTCTTTTTGCAGTTCTTTACTTCCTCTGCATGGGGATTGGTGTCCTTTTGGGCAATCTCTTTGACCAAACTGGAAACATGTTTTATGCGCCTGCTTTTACTGCCCTTGTCGGCGGTAGCGTCTATATGATTCTGGTCGCAAAAGTTCCGCACTTTGGAGCCATTACCACTATCGGGCTTGTCATGGCCCTCTTTTTCTTGGGATCTAAGCACGGTGCTGGTGCCTTCCTTCCTGGAATTATCTGCGGCCTCCTAGCAGATGGAATAGCTCATTTAGGAAAATACAAGGACCAAACAAAGAATTTCCTTTCTTTCATTATTTTCGCTTTTAGCACATCTGGACCAATTCTACTCATGTGGATTGCTCCCAAAGCCTATATGGCTACCCTTCTGGCAAGAGGAAAATCGCAAGAATATATCGACCGTATCATGGTTGCGCCAAACCCTGGAACCATCCTTTTATTTATCGCAAGTGTTGTCATCGGAGCCCTAGTGGGTGCCTTGATTGGACAAGCCTTGAGTAAAAAATTTGCGCAGAAAATCTGA
- a CDS encoding methionine ABC transporter permease, whose translation MAELIKAYLPNVYKMGWSGQAGWGTAIYLTLYMTVLSFIIGGFLGLVAGLFLVLTAPGGVLENKVVFWILDKITSIFRAVPFIILLAVLSPFSHLIVGTSIGPNAAIVPLSFAVFAFFARQVQVVLAELDGGVIEAAQASGATFWDIVGVYLSEGLPDLIRVTTVTLISLVGETAMAGAVGAGGIGNVAIAYGFNRYNHDVTILATIIIILIIFAIQFLGDFLTKKLSHK comes from the coding sequence ATGGCAGAATTGATTAAAGCATACTTACCAAACGTCTATAAGATGGGTTGGTCTGGTCAAGCTGGCTGGGGGACAGCTATCTACTTGACTCTTTATATGACGGTTCTTTCCTTTATCATCGGAGGTTTCTTAGGACTGGTAGCAGGTCTCTTCCTTGTCTTGACAGCGCCAGGTGGTGTCTTGGAAAATAAAGTCGTTTTCTGGATTTTGGATAAAATCACCTCTATTTTCCGTGCAGTTCCATTTATCATTCTCTTGGCAGTCTTGTCACCCTTCTCACACCTAATCGTAGGGACAAGTATCGGGCCAAATGCGGCTATTGTACCCCTATCTTTTGCAGTCTTTGCCTTCTTTGCCCGTCAAGTACAGGTGGTATTGGCTGAGCTAGATGGTGGTGTCATTGAGGCGGCTCAAGCGAGCGGAGCGACTTTCTGGGACATCGTGGGTGTTTACCTATCAGAAGGTCTTCCAGATTTGATCCGTGTGACGACTGTGACCTTGATTTCCCTTGTTGGTGAAACGGCTATGGCTGGTGCGGTTGGAGCTGGTGGTATCGGTAACGTAGCCATCGCTTATGGATTTAATCGCTACAATCACGATGTGACCATCTTGGCAACTATCATTATCATTTTGATTATCTTTGCAATCCAATTCTTGGGAGACTTCTTGACCAAGAAATTGAGCCATAAATAA
- a CDS encoding methionine ABC transporter ATP-binding protein, which yields MSRDIIKLDQIDVTFHQKKRTITAVKDVTIHIQEGDIYGIVGYSGAGKSTLVRVINLLQKPSAGKITIDDDVIFDGKVTLTAEQLRRKRQDIGMIFQHFNLMSQKTAEENVAFALKHSGLSKEEKKAKVAKLLDLVGLADRAENYPSQLSGGQKQRVAIARALANDPKILISDESTSALDPKTTKQILALLQDLNQKLGLTVVLITHEMQIVKDIANRVAVMQDGHLIEEGSVLEIFSDPKQPLTQDFISTATGIDEAMVKIEKQEIIQHLSENSLLVQLKYAGASTDEPLLNELYKHYQVTANILYGNIEILDGTPVGELVVVLSGEKEALASAQEAIRQAGVQLKVLKGGQ from the coding sequence ATGAGTAGAGATATTATCAAGTTAGATCAGATCGATGTGACTTTTCACCAAAAGAAGAGAACCATCACAGCGGTCAAGGATGTGACTATTCACATCCAAGAAGGGGATATCTACGGAATCGTTGGATATTCTGGAGCAGGGAAATCAACCCTTGTACGGGTAATTAACCTCTTGCAAAAACCATCTGCAGGGAAAATTACCATTGACGACGATGTGATTTTTGATGGTAAGGTGACCTTGACGGCAGAGCAGTTACGTCGTAAACGTCAAGATATTGGAATGATTTTCCAGCATTTTAACCTGATGAGCCAGAAGACGGCAGAGGAGAATGTAGCCTTTGCCCTCAAACACTCTGGACTCAGCAAGGAAGAAAAGAAGGCTAAAGTAGCCAAGTTGTTGGACTTGGTTGGCTTGGCAGACCGTGCTGAAAACTACCCTTCACAACTATCTGGAGGGCAAAAACAGCGTGTGGCCATTGCGCGTGCCTTAGCAAATGATCCAAAAATCTTGATTTCAGACGAGTCAACTTCTGCCCTTGACCCTAAGACAACCAAGCAGATTTTGGCCTTGTTGCAAGATTTGAACCAAAAATTAGGCTTAACTGTTGTCTTAATTACGCATGAAATGCAGATTGTCAAAGATATTGCCAATCGTGTGGCAGTCATGCAGGATGGGCATTTGATTGAAGAGGGCAGCGTCCTTGAAATCTTCTCAGATCCTAAACAGCCTTTGACTCAAGACTTTATCTCAACAGCCACAGGCATTGATGAAGCTATGGTCAAAATTGAGAAGCAAGAAATCATACAACATTTGTCTGAAAACAGTCTTTTAGTGCAACTCAAGTATGCAGGTGCTTCAACAGACGAGCCACTTTTGAATGAATTGTACAAGCACTACCAAGTAACGGCCAATATCCTTTACGGAAATATTGAAATTCTTGATGGTACCCCTGTTGGTGAGCTTGTGGTTGTCTTGTCAGGGGAAAAAGAAGCCTTGGCAAGCGCTCAAGAGGCCATCCGTCAGGCTGGTGTGCAACTAAAAGTATTGAAGGGAGGACAGTAA
- a CDS encoding M20 family metallopeptidase, whose protein sequence is MVFPSEQEQIEKFEKDHVAQHYFEVLRTLISKKSVFAQQVGLKEVANYLGEIFKRVGAEVEIDESYTAPFVMAHFKSSRPDAKTLIFYNHYDTVPADGDQVWTEDPFTLSVRNGFMYGRGVDDDKGHITARLSALRKYMQHHDDLPVNISFIMEGAEESASTDLDKYLEKHADKLRGADLLVWEQGTKNALEQLEISGGNKGIVTFDAKVKSADVDIHSSYGGVVESAPWYLLQALQSLRAADGRILVEGLYEEVQGPNEREFALVDTYAQRNPGEISQIYGLELPLLQEERAAFLKRFFFEPALNIEGIQSGYQGQGVKTILPAEASAKLEVRLVPGLEPHDVLEKIRKQLDKNGFDKVELYYTLGEMSYRSDMSAPAILNVIELAKKFYPQGVSVLPTTAGTGPMHTVFDALEVPMVAFGLGNANSRDHGGDENVRIADYYTHIELVEELIRSYE, encoded by the coding sequence ATGGTTTTTCCTAGTGAACAAGAACAGATTGAAAAATTTGAAAAGGATCATGTAGCCCAGCATTATTTTGAGGTTTTGCGTACCTTGATTTCTAAGAAGTCGGTCTTTGCCCAACAGGTGGGTCTCAAAGAAGTTGCCAACTATCTGGGTGAGATTTTCAAGCGTGTTGGGGCTGAAGTGGAGATTGATGAGTCTTACACGGCGCCTTTTGTCATGGCGCATTTCAAGAGTTCGCGTCCAGATGCCAAAACCTTGATTTTCTATAACCACTATGACACTGTGCCAGCGGACGGGGATCAGGTCTGGACAGAGGATCCTTTTACGCTTTCGGTCCGCAATGGCTTCATGTATGGGCGTGGGGTTGATGACGACAAAGGTCATATCACGGCTCGTTTGAGTGCTTTGAGAAAATATATGCAGCACCATGATGATTTGCCTGTCAATATCAGTTTTATCATGGAGGGCGCGGAGGAATCGGCTTCGACAGACCTAGATAAGTATTTGGAAAAGCATGCGGATAAACTCCGTGGGGCGGATTTGTTGGTCTGGGAACAAGGGACTAAAAATGCCTTGGAACAACTGGAAATTTCTGGAGGGAATAAGGGAATTGTAACCTTTGATGCCAAGGTGAAAAGTGCTGATGTGGATATCCACTCTAGCTATGGTGGGGTTGTGGAGTCAGCTCCCTGGTACCTCCTTCAAGCCCTACAGTCTCTTCGTGCCGCAGATGGTCGTATCTTGGTTGAAGGTTTGTACGAAGAAGTTCAAGGACCAAATGAACGAGAGTTTGCCTTGGTGGACACTTATGCCCAACGAAATCCAGGGGAAATCAGCCAGATTTATGGTTTGGAATTGCCTCTCTTACAAGAGGAGCGTGCAGCCTTTCTAAAACGTTTCTTTTTCGAGCCAGCCCTTAATATCGAAGGGATTCAGTCAGGTTATCAAGGACAAGGAGTCAAAACGATTTTACCTGCAGAAGCCAGTGCCAAGCTAGAGGTTCGTTTGGTTCCTGGTCTAGAACCGCATGATGTTCTGGAAAAAATTCGGAAACAGCTAGACAAAAATGGCTTTGATAAGGTAGAATTATACTATACCTTGGGAGAGATGAGCTATCGAAGCGATATGAGCGCACCAGCCATTCTCAATGTGATCGAGTTGGCCAAGAAATTCTATCCACAGGGCGTTTCAGTCTTGCCGACGACAGCGGGGACAGGGCCTATGCATACGGTCTTTGATGCCCTAGAGGTGCCAATGGTGGCTTTTGGTCTAGGAAATGCCAATAGCCGAGACCACGGTGGAGATGAGAACGTGCGAATCGCCGATTACTACACCCATATTGAATTAGTAGAGGAGCTGATTAGAAGCTATGAGTAG
- a CDS encoding MetQ/NlpA family ABC transporter substrate-binding protein — translation MKIKKWLGLAALATVAGLALAACGNSEKKADNATTIKIATVNRSGSEEARWDKVQELVKKDGITLEFTEFTDYSQPNKATADGEVDLNAFQHYNFLNNWNKENGKDLVAIADTYISPIRLYSGLNGSDNKYTKVEDIPANGEIAVPNDATNESRALYLLQSAGLIKLDVSGTALATVANIKENPKNLKITELDASQTARSLSSVDAAVVNNTFVTEAKLDYKKALFKEQADENSKQWYNIIVAKKDWETSPKADAIKKVIAAYHTDEVKKVIEETSDGLDQPVW, via the coding sequence ATGAAAATTAAAAAATGGCTTGGCCTAGCAGCCCTTGCTACAGTCGCAGGTTTGGCTCTTGCAGCTTGCGGAAACTCAGAAAAGAAAGCAGACAATGCAACAACTATCAAAATTGCAACTGTTAACCGTAGCGGTTCTGAAGAAGCTCGTTGGGATAAAGTTCAAGAATTGGTTAAAAAAGACGGAATCACTTTGGAATTTACAGAGTTCACAGACTACTCACAACCAAACAAGGCAACTGCTGATGGCGAAGTAGACTTGAACGCTTTCCAACACTATAACTTCTTGAACAACTGGAACAAGGAAAACGGGAAAGACCTTGTAGCGATTGCTGATACTTACATCTCTCCAATCCGCCTTTACTCAGGTTTGAATGGAAGTGACAACAAGTACACTAAAGTAGAAGACATCCCAGCAAACGGAGAAATCGCTGTACCGAACGATGCTACAAACGAAAGCCGTGCGCTTTACTTGCTTCAATCAGCTGGCTTGATTAAATTGGACGTTTCAGGAACTGCTCTTGCAACAGTTGCTAACATCAAAGAAAATCCAAAGAACTTGAAAATCACTGAATTGGACGCTAGCCAAACAGCTCGTTCATTGTCATCAGTTGACGCTGCCGTTGTAAACAATACCTTCGTTACAGAAGCAAAATTGGACTACAAGAAAGCACTTTTCAAAGAACAAGCTGATGAAAACTCAAAACAATGGTACAACATCATCGTTGCGAAAAAAGATTGGGAAACATCACCAAAAGCTGATGCTATCAAGAAAGTGATCGCAGCTTACCATACAGATGAAGTGAAAAAAGTTATCGAAGAAACATCAGACGGTTTGGATCAACCAGTTTGGTAA